A window of the Synechococcus sp. JA-3-3Ab genome harbors these coding sequences:
- a CDS encoding response regulator, producing the protein MNCPPVCTEVSAHLLNAEVSFTGVVRYFSALDKGEGLGTWSLVFHQGRLGFAHHSLEPLERLDRHLRRLSHQVFSLTRQNCLRIHRQVEALLAQETGPLPADLLGLSWMVTEQLLPWEAARRLNAWIGEEVLQNLLLVPGGFQQEIIPLDNVPTLGQWDGGSLLDLIQKRLRAWQSLGPEITSPYQRPYFASRAQAERLPAEQQERLGRLLKGFSFRQLSALLDQDDLQIARRLHPLVKAGILVLRDPQPPFDRLPKTYSAKLETESQPSETPTVPLHLANELADLGPSPQASKTWIVACIDDSEAMLSELQRLLEGHNLVIHAISDSLKALMKLTTLKPDLILLDVGMPNVDGYQLCSLIRKSSVLKDVPVVMVTGHKGLIDRVKARLAGATDYLTKPFRQEELLQMVFRYLS; encoded by the coding sequence ATGAACTGTCCCCCCGTCTGTACAGAAGTCTCGGCCCATCTGCTGAACGCAGAGGTCAGCTTCACAGGAGTTGTTCGGTATTTCAGTGCCTTGGACAAAGGGGAGGGGCTGGGCACTTGGTCATTGGTGTTTCACCAAGGTCGCCTGGGGTTTGCTCACCACAGCTTGGAGCCCTTGGAGCGCTTGGATCGCCACCTGCGTCGGCTCAGCCATCAAGTCTTTTCTCTGACTCGCCAAAATTGCCTACGTATCCATCGGCAGGTGGAGGCGCTATTGGCTCAGGAGACTGGGCCTCTACCTGCAGACCTTCTGGGGCTGAGTTGGATGGTAACGGAGCAACTGCTGCCTTGGGAAGCTGCGCGCAGGTTGAATGCTTGGATCGGCGAGGAGGTGCTGCAAAATCTGTTGCTGGTTCCAGGGGGCTTTCAGCAGGAGATCATCCCACTGGACAACGTGCCCACCCTGGGCCAGTGGGATGGGGGATCCCTGCTCGACCTGATCCAAAAGCGGCTACGGGCATGGCAATCTTTGGGGCCTGAGATCACCTCCCCCTACCAACGGCCCTACTTTGCCAGCCGGGCCCAGGCAGAACGCCTTCCCGCCGAGCAACAGGAACGGCTAGGCCGGTTACTGAAGGGGTTTAGCTTCCGCCAGTTGAGCGCCCTTCTCGATCAAGACGACCTCCAGATCGCTCGCCGCCTACATCCTCTGGTCAAAGCCGGTATCCTTGTCCTGCGGGATCCCCAACCCCCCTTTGATCGGCTGCCCAAAACCTACTCGGCCAAGCTTGAGACAGAATCACAGCCCTCAGAAACTCCCACCGTCCCTCTTCACCTGGCCAACGAGCTTGCAGATCTAGGCCCATCTCCCCAGGCCTCGAAAACCTGGATTGTGGCCTGTATTGACGACAGCGAAGCCATGCTCAGCGAGTTGCAGCGGTTGTTGGAAGGGCACAACCTGGTCATTCACGCCATCAGCGACTCTTTGAAAGCCCTGATGAAGCTGACCACCCTCAAGCCAGATTTGATCCTGCTGGACGTGGGTATGCCCAACGTGGATGGCTACCAATTGTGCAGCCTCATCCGCAAATCCTCCGTGTTAAAGGATGTGCCGGTGGTGATGGTCACAGGCCACAAAGGTCTGATCGATCGGGTGAAGGCGCGCCTGGCCGGTGCCACCGATTACCTGACCAAGCCCTTTCGGCAGGAAGAATTGCTGCAGATGGTGTTTCGCTATCTCAGCTAG
- a CDS encoding response regulator, which translates to MVKVLVVEDVASERQLISDYLRSEGYQVVAVANAQEALQQIRNDKPDVVLTDLVMEGMSGLELCRQIKKNPETQKLPVVACTSKNQELDKLWGMKQGIDLYLTKPFTREDILRAVKSVVLSASS; encoded by the coding sequence ATGGTGAAAGTTCTTGTGGTGGAAGATGTGGCCTCGGAGCGACAGCTCATCAGCGATTACCTCCGCTCAGAAGGCTATCAGGTGGTAGCGGTGGCCAACGCCCAAGAGGCATTGCAGCAGATCCGCAACGACAAACCCGATGTGGTGCTGACGGACTTGGTCATGGAAGGCATGAGCGGGCTGGAATTGTGCCGCCAAATCAAGAAAAACCCGGAAACCCAAAAGTTGCCCGTTGTGGCCTGTACTTCTAAAAATCAAGAGCTGGACAAACTCTGGGGCATGAAGCAAGGGATCGATCTTTATCTGACCAAGCCTTTTACCCGCGAAGACATTTTGCGGGCCGTGAAATCAGTAGTGCTCAGCGCGAGCTCATGA
- a CDS encoding RNA-guided endonuclease InsQ/TnpB family protein, whose amino-acid sequence MSQVLTVSCKLKVAQSQAAKLDATMEAFGQALNWVNQNTPEKIVNAVKLQSLCYYEIRARFGLSSNLAQQVCRRVAGARKVARQRNRPVKEFKRGFVTYDARIFSFREKDWTVSLTTVEGRERFELAIGNYQRGMLAGSNPKSATLVQRKDGSYYIQICVEKKPPKQQDTDKVIGVDLGRTDIAHTSEGDNWNGQQLNRVRDHYSRLRAVLQRKASKGTRSSRRRCRELLQRLSGKERRFQVWVNHRISKAIVSRAKATNSAIALEDLTGIRERVNQQPRSKAERRRTNSWAFYQLRQFLEYKARVAGVSLILVPPAYTSQTCHKCLHIHPDPAQSYRNGKSFKCGHCGWEGDADLNGANVIALLGAVVNQPRGPGLFCSLVEQNRLRATESPLRTA is encoded by the coding sequence ATGAGCCAAGTCCTGACCGTCTCCTGTAAGCTCAAGGTAGCCCAGTCGCAAGCCGCCAAATTGGACGCGACGATGGAGGCTTTTGGCCAAGCCTTGAACTGGGTCAACCAGAACACGCCGGAGAAGATCGTCAACGCGGTCAAACTGCAATCCCTTTGCTACTACGAGATTCGCGCCCGATTCGGCTTGTCCAGCAACTTGGCCCAGCAGGTGTGCAGACGGGTGGCAGGCGCTCGCAAAGTGGCGAGACAGCGCAACCGTCCGGTTAAAGAGTTCAAGCGTGGGTTCGTTACCTACGACGCACGTATCTTTTCATTCCGCGAGAAAGACTGGACGGTGTCGCTGACCACGGTGGAAGGGAGAGAACGCTTTGAGCTAGCCATTGGTAACTACCAGAGGGGAATGCTGGCTGGCTCTAACCCCAAATCGGCCACCCTAGTCCAGCGGAAGGATGGCTCCTACTACATCCAGATTTGCGTAGAGAAAAAACCACCCAAGCAACAAGATACCGACAAGGTGATCGGGGTGGACTTGGGGAGGACAGATATTGCCCATACGTCAGAGGGGGACAACTGGAATGGACAGCAGTTGAACAGAGTCCGAGACCACTACTCCCGGTTGAGGGCGGTACTCCAACGCAAAGCCAGTAAGGGCACACGCAGTTCGCGGCGCAGATGCAGAGAACTGTTGCAACGGCTGTCTGGCAAGGAGAGACGCTTTCAAGTGTGGGTCAATCATCGCATCTCCAAAGCCATTGTCTCTAGGGCAAAAGCTACCAACAGCGCTATTGCTCTGGAAGACCTGACAGGGATCCGGGAAAGGGTCAATCAACAGCCACGCAGCAAAGCCGAGCGGCGTAGGACCAACAGTTGGGCGTTCTACCAACTACGTCAGTTTCTGGAGTACAAGGCGAGGGTTGCAGGGGTTTCTCTGATTCTTGTGCCGCCTGCTTACACGTCGCAGACCTGTCACAAGTGTTTACACATCCATCCCGATCCTGCGCAATCCTACCGCAATGGCAAGTCGTTTAAGTGTGGGCACTGTGGATGGGAAGGAGATGCGGACTTGAATGGTGCAAACGTAATTGCGCTCTTGGGGGCTGTCGTAAACCAGCCTAGAGGTCCGGGCTTGTTTTGTTCTCTGGTAGAGCAGAACAGGCTCAGGGCTACTGAAAGCCCGCTCCGTACCGCTTAG
- a CDS encoding bis(5'-nucleosyl)-tetraphosphatase, with protein MLTDAAYGVIPILPLPPAQGSHLYLLIQHQKGHWAFPKGHKDEGESDLAAAQRELREETGLTDYQLLTLPGQPGPLTLQEAYTFIDPEGNAVAKTVTYYVALLPPQFPPPELQVQPEEVAAYRWCSYPEALEQISFEESRQLLRRCQAHLEQLWKLEKT; from the coding sequence ATGCTGACCGATGCCGCCTACGGCGTAATCCCGATCCTGCCCCTCCCGCCCGCCCAGGGATCCCATCTCTACCTGCTCATCCAGCATCAGAAGGGGCACTGGGCCTTTCCCAAAGGCCACAAAGATGAGGGGGAAAGCGACTTGGCGGCAGCCCAGCGGGAGTTGCGGGAAGAAACCGGCCTAACCGACTACCAGCTCCTGACCCTGCCCGGCCAGCCTGGCCCTTTGACGCTGCAAGAGGCCTACACTTTTATAGATCCCGAGGGAAACGCGGTGGCCAAGACCGTCACCTACTACGTGGCTCTGCTGCCACCCCAGTTTCCTCCCCCTGAGCTGCAGGTGCAGCCAGAAGAGGTGGCCGCCTACCGCTGGTGCTCCTACCCCGAGGCGTTGGAGCAGATCAGCTTTGAAGAAAGTCGCCAGCTCCTGCGCCGCTGCCAAGCCCACCTGGAGCAGCTTTGGAAATTGGAGAAGACCTAA
- a CDS encoding GAF domain-containing protein — protein MIYLDEVLTMSARMAAASGDLSWEERYNIHVPQLDEVLAEIQQLDPASYEAYAAKTTAANIKLVEWEVQAFDLIRAGEQERAFNLLHSPEYEEQKRIYAEGINQTLEAIRSNIQASVQLYEQDLLQALIFSGISFPILLLSWGIILILVRNFVRERNATYERQVSDTRLAQRFADIARIRQEQELIDPLTDLLGEMRQRFDAERVAFYRLTAPEEAQVIAESHDSRLPDTLGTLLRRIPAPIQQALHGGQVYAFGPVPRPDLGADYLQRLATAQLKAEMIAPVVRGDELYGFLAIGRAQSQSWCKLPGSDR, from the coding sequence GTGATCTATTTGGATGAAGTCTTGACCATGTCTGCCCGCATGGCCGCTGCCAGCGGGGATCTGTCCTGGGAAGAGCGCTACAACATCCATGTCCCTCAGTTGGATGAGGTGCTGGCGGAGATTCAGCAATTGGATCCCGCCTCTTACGAAGCCTATGCAGCCAAAACCACAGCAGCCAACATCAAGCTGGTGGAGTGGGAAGTGCAGGCTTTTGATCTGATTCGGGCCGGCGAGCAGGAACGGGCTTTCAACTTGCTGCACAGCCCTGAGTACGAAGAGCAAAAGCGCATCTACGCCGAAGGGATCAACCAAACCCTGGAGGCCATTCGCAGCAACATTCAGGCCAGCGTCCAGCTTTACGAGCAAGATCTGCTGCAGGCTTTGATCTTTTCCGGCATCAGCTTCCCGATTCTGCTGCTGAGCTGGGGGATCATTTTGATCCTGGTGCGCAACTTTGTGCGGGAACGCAACGCCACCTACGAGCGACAAGTTTCCGACACCCGACTGGCCCAGCGGTTTGCCGATATTGCCCGGATTCGCCAAGAGCAAGAGCTGATCGATCCCCTAACTGACTTGTTGGGCGAGATGCGCCAGCGCTTCGATGCCGAACGAGTGGCCTTCTATCGCTTGACCGCTCCCGAAGAGGCGCAGGTTATCGCTGAATCTCACGACAGCCGCCTGCCCGACACCTTGGGCACCCTCCTCCGCAGGATCCCGGCTCCGATCCAGCAGGCTCTCCACGGCGGGCAAGTTTACGCTTTTGGCCCGGTGCCTAGGCCAGATCTGGGCGCCGACTACCTGCAGAGGCTGGCCACAGCCCAACTGAAAGCCGAGATGATAGCGCCGGTGGTGCGTGGCGATGAGCTTTACGGTTTTTTGGCAATAGGCCGCGCCCAAAGCCAGAGCTGGTGTAAACTACCCGGCTCCGACCGCTAA
- a CDS encoding chemotaxis protein CheW yields the protein MAFAQEALIVGPHHFTLLPNQPAWVLGLFNYRNRILWGLDLPQFLGLEPLDFGQPEHHLVVMRPEFGGSASPVRTGLGLATQHVKGVARVPAEEIQPLTKAQAAQNNFRLENFYDSCKGLVLEGDEPLWVLDPLAIVQKLNSVDSSANP from the coding sequence ATGGCATTTGCCCAGGAAGCTCTAATTGTTGGCCCGCACCACTTTACCCTTCTCCCCAACCAGCCCGCATGGGTGCTGGGCTTGTTCAACTATCGCAATCGCATTCTCTGGGGACTGGATCTGCCGCAATTTCTCGGCCTAGAGCCCTTGGACTTTGGGCAGCCCGAACACCACTTGGTGGTGATGCGCCCAGAATTTGGGGGCTCTGCATCGCCAGTGCGAACAGGCTTGGGCCTGGCAACCCAACACGTGAAAGGAGTAGCTCGAGTGCCCGCCGAGGAGATCCAACCCTTAACAAAAGCCCAGGCAGCACAAAACAACTTTCGACTGGAGAACTTCTACGACTCTTGCAAAGGGCTGGTGTTGGAAGGGGATGAGCCTCTCTGGGTGCTCGACCCTCTTGCCATTGTCCAAAAGCTCAACTCAGTTGATTCCTCGGCAAACCCTTGA